Part of the Hydrogenimonas thermophila genome, TCCGGGAAATATATTTGTTGCAACAGCTAAAAAGCTTGTTTACGGTGATGTAAACATCGATATGATCGCAGGTCCGAGTGAAATAGGCATTTTAGCTGATAATACAGCTATTCCTGAGTATTTGGCTATAGATCTTCTTTCTCAAGCAGAACATGATGAGATGGCAAGCTCTATACTCATTACACCTTCGGCAGAGTTGGCTGAGTCTGTACGTGAATTAGTTTATGTAGAGCTTGCAAAACTTGAGCGTGAAATGATTGCAAGAAAATCAATTGAAGAGAGAGGTGCCATAATAGTTACTGAAACTATGGAAGAGGCTGTAGAGTTAATGAACAGAATTGCTCCTGAACACCTTGAAGTAGTAACTGCGAACCCTTTTGATCTTTTGCCACATATTAAACATGCAGGTGCTATTTTTCTTGGTTCATTTACTCCTGAGCCAATTGGTGATTATATGGCTGGTCCTAATCATACATTACCTACAGGTGGTACAGCCAAGTTTTACTCACCACTCAATGTTGAGAATTTCTTGAAAAAGTCATCTATTATCTCTATGAGTGAAGATGGTATAAATGAGATTGGCGAAGCTTGTGCGCTATTGGCAAAGACAGAAGGTTTGACAGCTCACGAAAAGTCTGTACGTATTCGCTTGAAGTAGTTAAGGCAGGACTGGAGTCCTGCTTCCAGACTCGGAAACGGGACTTTCTCAAAGAGAATGCTAAAGAACAAGAGTCCCGTAATTAATAAAAGGGAATAGATGAAGCAGTGGAGTTACAGTTTTAATAGTGAAGAAGAGTTTTCAAAGTTTGTAAAAGATAATAATTTAAAAGATAAAGAGCAGATACTTGTTCAAGTAAACTGTGGTGTTTTAAAACAAAATATTTTTGAACATGTGCAAAAGGTTATTAAAAAAGAGTTGCCACAAGCCATAATTGCAGGAGCGAGCAGTGTTTCTCAACTTTATGATGGGCATGTAACCTCAAATAAAATAGTATTTTCTATTACTCATTTTGAAAAAAGCACTCTTTCGCTATTTGAGTATACTTTTCCATCTTTTGATGAGTGTGATTATTCAAATATAGTAAAACTACTATCTAATTCTCTTAGAGATGATACAAAAGGTATTTTGCTTATTACAAATGCGGTATATTTTGATATTGAAAAACTGATTAGCAATATTAACAAGCATTTTGCACATATTCCAATATTTGGAGGTATTGCATCAGACAGTGATCCTCTTTTTAATTTTACAATTTTTTCTCAGAATAAGATTTATTTTGAAGAGGGTTTAATAGCTGTAATTTTCAGCGGAGAATCGCTGCAAGTCTCTTGCAACTACTATTTTGATTGGGAAGCGATTGGTAAGGAATATACTGTTACCAAGGCTGACGGGAGGTATCTATCGGAGCTTGACGGACAGCCTATTATGGATATTTACAGTAAATACTTTGGTCCAATGGATAAAGACAAGCTTCTTAATGTTTCAATTTCTCATCCACTTATTCGTACTTCATCTGAATTTGGACAGGTGGCAAGAGCACTTTTAGAGTTAGAGGGTGAGAAAGGACTTTATACTGGAGAGTTTGAAGAGGGTGAAAAAGTTCAAATAGGCTTTGGTCACTATGAACGTATGATAGGTCGCTATGATGAGATTCAGAAGACTTATGAAAATATACCAGCAGAAGTAGCATGGTTTTACATTTGTATATCTTATAATTATGGGTATATGGATATTTTAGATGCTTCAGCATCATTTTATAAAAATTCAGATCAGTTATACGGGTTAATAACTTTTGGTGAGTTTAGTCAAAGGGAAGGAAAAAATAAGTTTTTAAACTTTACTTTAACACGTGTAGTGCTTTCTGAAAGTAGTGATTCAAGAATAGAAGTTAATAGTAAAAAACCTATTTTAGATAAAAAGGATGAACTGCTTGTTACTCTTTCAACTCTTGTTGCTTCAAGTAGTCATGAAATTATGAATCTTAACCGTTATCTTGAGCAAGAGGTTCAAAAACGTACAAAAGAGTTAGCAGAGTTAAACTCTTCACTTGAAAAACGCATAGAGCTTGAAGTTAAAAAGAATAGAGAAAAAGATAAAATGCTCTATCATCAATCCAAGCTTGCATCAATGGGAGAGATGATAAACAATATTGCTCATCAATGGAGACAGCCACTCAATATAATTGCTTTAGTTATGCAAGATTTGTCGCTTAAAGCTCAAATTGGCAATATTTCATATACAGAAATAGCTAATGCTGAGAAGAAAGTTAATGAAACACTAAAATATCTTTCAGATACTATTGATGATTTTAGAAGCTTTGTCTCAAATGGTGAAAACTTTTCTAGTCCAGGTGGATTTGAAGTCTGCAAAACAATTAAAAATACAATTAGATTAATTTCTATTGTATTGGAAGATAAAAATATAGATTTGATATTGAAATTGCCTGAAGATGACAAAATTGTTAAGGGAAGCTCAAATGATTTAAAGCAGATACTTTTAAATCTTATCTATAATGCTATTGATGTTCTTAGGGAAAGAGAAGTAGAAAACCCAACAATTAAGGTAGAGGTCAAGTATAATAAATATATAAATATTATTGTGAAAGATAATGGCGGTGGTATAAATCCTAAAATAATTGACAAAATATTTGAACCATATTTTACTACAAAGTATAAAGCTCGAGGTACAGGACTAGGTCTTTATATGTCAAAGATGATTGTAGAGAAGAGATTTAATGGAAAAATAAAAGCCCGCAACACAAGTCGCGGGGCAATGTTTTGGATAGAGTTGCCAATTATGGCTTAACGTCGTAGAATACTTTAAGAGCGCGAATAATCATTGCATTTTTAGAGATGCGCTCAACTTTAGCGTCAGCGTGGACTTTATCATAAAGATCCATTGGTAGAGTAATTGAGAAAGTTTTTGTCTCAATTTTTCTGCGTTTTGCAATTGTTTGGTTGATATTCTTAAGCATATCGATAATTTTATTAGAATCGATAGGCTTTTGAATGAAACTGTCTACTCCAATTTTGATTGCTTCTGAAATTTTGCTCATATCATTGCTTGCAGAGATAATTACAATAATTTGATCAGGGTTAATGTCACGGATCTTTCTTGCAAGTTCAAGTCCATCCATACCTGGCAGAATGATGTCAATAAACACAACATCAGGTCTTCTCATTCTGTAAAGATCCAATGCATCTTCTGCGTTCATTGCAGAGTCAATTGAGTTAAAGAAGTTGCTGAAAGTAGATACCATCAGCTCATTTGCTTCTTTCTCATCCTCTACAACTAGTGCATTTAACTTTTTTGTTTCGTTTGCAATTTTTACAATATCGTTGTCAATCATTATGTTACTCCTTGGTATTGTTGTTTTAGAAGTATAACATTTAGAAACATAAAGAAAAATTAACGTAATTAATTATGTGAATAACTTGAAGGTAACAAGAAGATTATAGGTGACTATTTACGTTAATGGACGACAGTTTAATGGGTGTAGATTAAAATAATTTATATGCAATTAGTGGAATAATACTGTTTTGATTAGGATGTTTTGATTGAAGAAAATGGCGCGGTGGACGAGACTCGAACTCGCGACCCCCGCCGTGACAGGGCGGTATTCTAACCAACTGAACTACCACCGCACCGATAAGAAGAATGGTGGTCGCTAGTGGACTCGAACCACTGGCATCCACCTTGTAAGGGTGGCGCTCTACCAACTGAGCTAAGCGACCGAATAATTTGGCGACCCCTAGAGGATTTGAACCTCTGTGTCCACCTTGAAAAGATGGCATCCTTGGCCACTAGATGAAGGGGTCAATATGACCCTTACAACATTTACGTGGTGACCCGTGTTGGATTCGAACCAACGGCCCATTCCTTAAAAGGGAATTGCTCTACCAACTGAGCTAACGGGTCATCTTTTATTTGCTTTCCTTTGCAAATGTGAGCGAAATTATATGCAAAAAATTTTTATTTGTCAAGGGTTTTTGCAAAAATTTTTAAAAAAAATCATTTGACCCTATTTGAAGCAGGATTTTATAGGCATAAAACATGCTTTGTTCTTGTATATATTGGCGGTCTCCTTCGAAGTGTAGTTTCTCTATAATTGTGCGTTCATCTGCTATTGCACCTATAAATACAGTACCTACAGGTTTTTGTGCTGTTCCTCCTCCAGGACCAGCTATTCCACTGATTGCCAGTGCATAATCTGCCTTGGTAATCTCTTTGGCTCCAATGAGCATCTGCTCAACACACTGCTCACTTACAGCACCATAATATTCTAAAGTCTCTTTCTCTACACCAAGCCATCCAGCTTTAAGTGCATTTGAGTATGTCACAAGTGAGCCGTTAAATACATTTGATGCTCCAGGCTCTTTGGTTAACTGTGCTGCTACCAACCCTCCTGTACAACTCTCTGCAAAAGTTACACTCTTTTTTGCCAATGTCAATTTTTCAATGATATATGCAAAAATATTGTCAGTTACAATAGCTTTATCTGGAAGCAATTGTTTTGCTCCTTTTAGAAACTGCTCTAATTGTCCATATTTTTTACTGACAGCCTCTATCTGAAGCCATCCTGGTGTCAGAGTTGTTATATTTATATTTATCTCATAAGTTTTGCTCAATGGATCAAGTAAAATTTTTGCACTCTCTTCATCCATATGAAAAATATGCAATATACCTCTATCTTCACTATGTTCAATCAAAAAAATAGGTAAGGTCTGTCCAGGTTCTGCCATTACAACGTTTATTGCAGAGTTATTGAATTTGATTAAGAAGCTGTTATCATCATAAATTTCACTTTTTGAAGGTATTAAAAGGTTCTCTTTAAGAATTAAAGTATCATCTATCATTGTTGAAATAAGTTTACTGACTGGTGTAAAGGCATTTTTATTTGTAACAATTATAATATTTCCTTCTTGAGCCATTTGCTGTTGCAAAAGTGTAACAGTTTCAGTGCTGGTTTCTGGTAGTTTTATAATTTGTTCTAAAAAGCCTAAATGATTTAGTTCACGTTCAATATACTCCATAAAAGGAGTGTTGAGGTATAGATTTTTGCCAATGATTATTAGACGGTTTTTCATAATTATCACCTCCGTAGTTTTGCTATTATATCAATAAATCAGCACATTTTAATCACCTTTTTACTATAATCGATTAATTTTTCTCCGGAGTGATGAATGGACTACAAGGCAACACTTAATCTTCCAAAAACCGATTTTCCTATGCGCGGAAACTTACCGCAGAATGAACCTAAACGCTATGCGAAATGGTTTGAACAGAAGGTTTATGAGCGTATGAAAAAGAACCGCGAGGGCGCGGAGATGTTTACGCTTCATGATGGACCTCCTTATGCCAATGGAAAGATACACATTGGTCATGCATTGAACAAAATTCTTAAAGATATCATTGTCAAAGACAACTACTTTCAAGGGCGTGCAGTACGATTTACACCAGGCTGGGATTGTCACGGTCTGCCAATTGAACAACAGGTTGAAAAGAAGATAGGCAAAGCAAAAAAAGAGCAGTTGCCAAAATCTAAAATACGTCAGCTTTGTCGTGAACATGCTGCAAAATTTGTTGAAGTGCAAAAAGAGGGCTTTAAAGCTCTTGGTGTTATTGCTGATTGGGAGAATCCATATGTAACGATGGATTTCCGCTTTGAAGCAAACATCTATCGTACACTATGCAATGTTGCAGCAAAAGGGCTTTTGGTTGAGAGAAACAAACCTGTTTACTGGAGTTGGGCTGAACGTACTGCATTGGCAGAAGCAGAAGTGGAGTATGAAGATAAAGAGGATTACTCTATCTATGTCGCTTTTGAGTTGGGTGACAAAGCAAAAGAGAAGTTGGGACACCCTGAAGCTGCTGCAATTGTCATTTGGACAACAACACCTTGGACGCTTCCTGCTAATGTTGGTATAAGCCTTAACCCTGATGAGATTTATGTGCTTACCAAAGATGGCTACATTGTTGCAGAGAAGCTCTTTGACAACCTGCTTGAGAGTGGGGTTGTGGAAGGTCCGATTGAGATGCGAATTCCTGCTCGTGATCTTGAAGGAATGGTAGCCATTAACCCACTTAATGGTCGTCCTTCACGTATTGTACTTGGTGAGCATGTTGTAATGGAAAACGGAACAGGTGCTGTTCACACTGCTCCTGGTCACGGAGAAGATGACTACCGTGTAGGTTTGGTTAACAACCTTGAAGTCATTATGCCTGTTGATGAAGAGGGCAGGTATGATGAGACAGTTGTGCATCTTGGACTTTTGCCTAATGCAGAAGAGTTTGTAGGCAAGCACATTTTTGAAGCTAATGAAGAGATTTTAAAACTTCTTGGCAAGTCACTTTTGAAAGTTGAAAAGTTTGTTCACTCTTACCCACACTGTTGGAGAAGTCATACACCTTTGATTTTCCGTGCTACAAAGCAGTGGTTTATCAGTGTAGATGGTAAGCCAGATGGTGAAGAGAAGAGTTTGCGTGAAATAGCACTTAGTGAGATAGAGAAGACTAAGTTTTACCCTGAATGGGGACGAAATCGCCTTAACTCTATGGTTGAGGGCCGTCCTGATTGGTGTATTAGCCGTCAGCGTGACTGGGGTGTGCCTATTGCATTTTTCCGTCACAAAAAGACAGGTGAAGTAATTTTGGACGAAAAAGTTCTTAACTTCATCGCTATGATATTTGAGATGAAAGGGTGTGATGCTTGGTATGATATGAGCATTGAAGAGCTTCTATACCCAGGCAGTGGTTATGATCCGGCTGATCTAGAAAAAGTTATGGATATTTTAGATGTATGGTTTGATAGTGGTTCTACCTGGTATGCTGTACTAAAATCTCGTAACTATGATGCAGGAAAATTCCCTTCAGACCTTTATCTTGAAGGGAGTGATCAGCATCGTGGATGGTTCCAAAGCTCACTTCTGCTTGGATCCGCTGTTGAACATAAAGCTCCATACAAAGCTATCTTGACACACGGCTTTACTGTTGACGAGAAGGGCGAAAAGATGTCCAAGTCAAAAGGTAATGTCGTTGCACCTGATGAAGTTGCAAAAAAGTATGGTAGTGAAATTCTCAGGCTTTGGGTAGCGATGAGCGAGTATAAGAGCGATCTGAAAATCAGTGATGCTATCTTAAAGCAGGTGGCTGAAAACTACCGAAAAATACGCAATACATTCCGCTTCTTGCTTGCCAATGTCAACGATCTTGAAGAGTTGGTACCAGTTGAGAAGATGGGAGAACTTGATCGCTGGATTGTAAAGAAAGCTAAAGAAGTCTTTGCATCTATGCGTGCATCGTTTGATATGTATGATTTCTCTAAAGGGTTCCATACTCTTAATAACTTTTTAACAAATGAATTAAGCGGTATTTATCTTGATCTTACAAAAGATCGTCTCTATTGTGATGATAAAGATGATATTACAAGACGATCTAGCCAGAGTGCAATGGCAATGATTGCTAAAACTCTATTGCCATTGGTTGCACCGGTCCTTACATATACTGCCGATGAGTTGATGGAATTTGCACCTGCTGTTGTTAAAGGGGAAGCAAATGATGTATTTGATCTTATTTATAAACCGCTTCCTGATGTCCAGAGTGTAATGGATGAAGATTATATGATTCGTGCTAGAGAAAGCTTCTTTGAAATTGTTGACAGACTGAAAAAAGAGAAAGCAGTCAAGCAGACATTGGAGCTTGGAATTGTTACAGAGAGTGAAAAGTTAAAAGTTTTAGATCACAAAGATGCTGAAGATTGGTTTGTTGTCAGTGAGATTTCCAAGGCAAGTGCAAGTGAAGTTCTTGGTGAGTTTGAAGTAGATGGTGATCGTTTCACTATTGTTAGAGCAAGTGGATACAAATGTCCAAGATGTTGGCGTTTTGCTGCACCAAAAGAGGATGGACTTTGTGAACGATGTGCAAAGGTGTTGAATGTTTGATTTAAGTCAACCGATTAGCTGGCAAGTAATTGTCGGAACAATCGGTTTGATATTACTAATAACAGCACTAGGTGTTTTGGCAGTAAATAAAAGATGTTAATAGTTTGAGTTGGGAGTTAAGAGTTAGGAGTTAGGGATTGAGTAATTTCTAAACTCCGAACTCCTAATCCCGACCTCCAAATAAAAAGGAGATATGATTTGATTACATTAAAAGAGGCTTTGCAGTTACCAAAAGAAGAGATTAAAGCATTACGTGATGATTTAAAGAAGAGAATAGAAGAGAAAAAGGAGTTAAACGCCTATATCTCTGTAGATGAAGCAGGTGATGGTGTACCTTTGCTTATAAAAGACAATATTCAGGTAAAAGGGTGGAATATTACCTCTGCTAGTAAAATTTTGCAAGGGTATGTGGCACCTTACAATGCAACAGTTATAGAGAAGATAGAAGCTGCCGGACTTTCACCTTTTGGCCGTGCCAATATGGATGAGTTTGCTATGGGAAGCTCAACTGAGAGCAGTTTTTATGGTAAAACACTTAATCCTCACGCCCCAGAGCGTGTTCCTGGTGGATCATCTGGCGGGTCTGCTGCTGCAGTTGGTGCAGGTGTTGCTATTGCTGCACTTGGAAGCGATACTGGAGGTTCTATCCGTCAGCCTGCAGCATTTTGTGGAATTGTGGGTATGAAACCAACATATGGACGTGTAAGCCGTTGGGGGCTTGCAGCTTACAGTTCTAGCCTTGATCAGATTGGACCTATGACACAAAATGTTGAAGATGCAGCTATTTTGTATGATATTATCAGTGGACATGATAGTCACGACAGTACCAGTGCTAACATCGACTATACACCTGTAACTCCAAATCTTGATCCAAATAGAAAACTTAAAATTGCTGTTATCGATAATTACATTAAAGATGCAAGTGCAGAAGTACAAGCAGCATATGAAACAGCAATTAAAGCTTTAGAAGATGCCGGTCATACAATTGTGCATAAAGAGATGATGGGTGCAAAATATGATATTGCTGCATATTACATCATTGCTACAGCAGAAGCTAGTGCAAACTTGAGCCGCTATGATGGCATTCGTTACGGAAATCGTGCTGAAGATCCTAAAGATCTTAAAGACCTTTACCTGCGTACACGTAGTGAAGGGTTTGGCGATGAGGTTAAGCGACGTATTTTACTTGGAAGTTTTGTTCTTTCAAGCGGATATTATGATGCTTACTATCTTAAAGCTCAAAAAGTACGACACTTGATTAAAGATGAGTTTGAAGAGGTCTTTAAAGATGCAGACCTGATTTTAAGCCCTGTTGCACCAACACCAGCGTTTAAATTTGGTGAAATGGCTGATCCGCTTCAAATGTACTTGAGTGATGCTTATACCATCGGGGTTAACCTTGCAGGTCTTCCGGCAATCAGCCTACCAATTCAAAAAACAGCAGAAGGTCTTCCTGTAGGACTTCAGTTGATTGGTAAACATTTTGATGAACAGACAGTTTTTGATGGTGCATTAAGCCTTGAGGCGGCAGTAGCATATAATAAATAAAAAGGAGATCACCTATGAGAATAAGAAAACGCGCCCTGACATTCGAAGATGTCCTTTTGGTTCCAAAACACTCAACAGTTTTGCCTAAAGAGGTAGATATATCAACACAGTTGACTAAAAATGTTCGCTTAAATATTCCTATTGTATCAGCGGCAATGGATACTGTTACTGAATATCGTGCGGCAATTGCTATGGCACGTCTTGGCGGTATTGGTATTATTCATAAAAATATGGATGTAGAGACACAAGTAAAGCAAGTAAAAAAGGTAAAAAAGAGTGAGTCTGGAATCATTATAGATCCTGTATTTATGCACCCCGGGCAGACTCTAGGTGAAGCAGAAGCTATTATGAGAGAGTATCGCATTTCTGGTGTGCCTGTTGTAGATAAAGATATGAAACTACTTGGAATACTTACAAACCGTGATATGAGATTTGAGACTGATATGGGCAAAAAGGTCGAAGATGTAATGACTAAAATGCCTTTAATCACTGCTAAAAAGGGAATCTCTCTTGATGAAGCAGCAGATATTATGCATAAAAACAAGATAGAAAAGCTTCCGTTAATTGATGAAAACGGTGTTTTGACAGGTCTTGTTACAATCAAAGATATAAAGAAACGCAAAGAGTATCCTAATGCTTGTAAAGATGATTTTGGTCGTTTGCGTGTAGGTGCTGCTATTGGTGTTGGACAGTTTGACAGAGCTCATGCATTGGCTGAAGCTGGTGTAGATGTATTGGTGCTTGATTCAGCGCATGGTCATTCTCAAGGAATTATAGATACACTTAAAAGACTTAAAGCTGAGCTTGATGTTGATATTATTGCTGGAAATATTGCAACAAGTGAAGCTGCAGAAGCGTTGATTGAAGCTGGTGCAGATGCGATTAAAGTAGGTATTGGACCTGGTTCAATTTGTACTACAAGAATTGTTGCAGGTGTTGGTGTTCCTCAAATCAGTGCTATTGATGAGTGTGCTCAAGTTGGACATAAGTATGGTGTGCCTGTAATTGCAGACGGTGGTATCAAATATTCAGGAGATGTTGCTAAAGCATTGGCTGTTGGTGCAAGTTGTATTATGGCTGGGTCTATTCTTGCAGGAACAGAAGAGAGTCCTGGTGAGACAATTATGTATCAGGGACGACAATATAAAAGCTATCGCGGTATGGGAAGTATTGGAGCAATGACTAAAGGAAGTACTGACAGATATTTCCAAGAAGGTACTGCTGCTGATAAACTGGTACCTGAAGGCATTGAAGGTCGTGTACCTTACCGTGGACGAATTGCTGATGTTATTCATCAGCTAACAGGTGGTTTAAGATCATCTATGGGATATTGCGGTAGTAAAGATATTCCAACTTTCTGGGAGCGTGCAGAGTTTGTTGAAATTACCAGCGCAGGTCTTAAAGAGAGCCATGTGCATGATGTTATGATTACAAAAGAGGCTCCAAACTATCATATATAGAGTTAAGAGTTAGGGGTTAGGAGATTTCCTAATTCCTAGACTCTAAAAATTAATATTTTAGGTGTATTTCTATAGAACATTGGCAATTGAAAAATATCTAAAATATTAAGGTTTTATAGATAAGTTATATTCAAGGATTTACAATGACCCA contains:
- the hisD gene encoding histidinol dehydrogenase encodes the protein MLLFNTTDSDFKEKFSELLGRGAMDIEQVSEIVKNIIKEIQSEGNEALKRHIAKFDRWEVKEDSDLMVDPRDMKKAYDKLSSELRDALHLAYDRIRNYHEKQMPKSWIDFDKAGNTLGQKVTPVDRAGLYIPGGKAAYPSSLLMNAIPAIVAGVEEIIVTTPTPDNEINELLLAAAHLCGITKMFKVGGASAIAAMAYGTQTIPKVDVITGPGNIFVATAKKLVYGDVNIDMIAGPSEIGILADNTAIPEYLAIDLLSQAEHDEMASSILITPSAELAESVRELVYVELAKLEREMIARKSIEERGAIIVTETMEEAVELMNRIAPEHLEVVTANPFDLLPHIKHAGAIFLGSFTPEPIGDYMAGPNHTLPTGGTAKFYSPLNVENFLKKSSIISMSEDGINEIGEACALLAKTEGLTAHEKSVRIRLK
- a CDS encoding FIST N-terminal domain-containing protein; the protein is MKQWSYSFNSEEEFSKFVKDNNLKDKEQILVQVNCGVLKQNIFEHVQKVIKKELPQAIIAGASSVSQLYDGHVTSNKIVFSITHFEKSTLSLFEYTFPSFDECDYSNIVKLLSNSLRDDTKGILLITNAVYFDIEKLISNINKHFAHIPIFGGIASDSDPLFNFTIFSQNKIYFEEGLIAVIFSGESLQVSCNYYFDWEAIGKEYTVTKADGRYLSELDGQPIMDIYSKYFGPMDKDKLLNVSISHPLIRTSSEFGQVARALLELEGEKGLYTGEFEEGEKVQIGFGHYERMIGRYDEIQKTYENIPAEVAWFYICISYNYGYMDILDASASFYKNSDQLYGLITFGEFSQREGKNKFLNFTLTRVVLSESSDSRIEVNSKKPILDKKDELLVTLSTLVASSSHEIMNLNRYLEQEVQKRTKELAELNSSLEKRIELEVKKNREKDKMLYHQSKLASMGEMINNIAHQWRQPLNIIALVMQDLSLKAQIGNISYTEIANAEKKVNETLKYLSDTIDDFRSFVSNGENFSSPGGFEVCKTIKNTIRLISIVLEDKNIDLILKLPEDDKIVKGSSNDLKQILLNLIYNAIDVLREREVENPTIKVEVKYNKYINIIVKDNGGGINPKIIDKIFEPYFTTKYKARGTGLGLYMSKMIVEKRFNGKIKARNTSRGAMFWIELPIMA
- a CDS encoding response regulator, encoding MIDNDIVKIANETKKLNALVVEDEKEANELMVSTFSNFFNSIDSAMNAEDALDLYRMRRPDVVFIDIILPGMDGLELARKIRDINPDQIIVIISASNDMSKISEAIKIGVDSFIQKPIDSNKIIDMLKNINQTIAKRRKIETKTFSITLPMDLYDKVHADAKVERISKNAMIIRALKVFYDVKP
- a CDS encoding CinA family protein, translating into MKNRLIIIGKNLYLNTPFMEYIERELNHLGFLEQIIKLPETSTETVTLLQQQMAQEGNIIIVTNKNAFTPVSKLISTMIDDTLILKENLLIPSKSEIYDDNSFLIKFNNSAINVVMAEPGQTLPIFLIEHSEDRGILHIFHMDEESAKILLDPLSKTYEININITTLTPGWLQIEAVSKKYGQLEQFLKGAKQLLPDKAIVTDNIFAYIIEKLTLAKKSVTFAESCTGGLVAAQLTKEPGASNVFNGSLVTYSNALKAGWLGVEKETLEYYGAVSEQCVEQMLIGAKEITKADYALAISGIAGPGGGTAQKPVGTVFIGAIADERTIIEKLHFEGDRQYIQEQSMFYAYKILLQIGSNDFF
- the ileS gene encoding isoleucine--tRNA ligase — its product is MDYKATLNLPKTDFPMRGNLPQNEPKRYAKWFEQKVYERMKKNREGAEMFTLHDGPPYANGKIHIGHALNKILKDIIVKDNYFQGRAVRFTPGWDCHGLPIEQQVEKKIGKAKKEQLPKSKIRQLCREHAAKFVEVQKEGFKALGVIADWENPYVTMDFRFEANIYRTLCNVAAKGLLVERNKPVYWSWAERTALAEAEVEYEDKEDYSIYVAFELGDKAKEKLGHPEAAAIVIWTTTPWTLPANVGISLNPDEIYVLTKDGYIVAEKLFDNLLESGVVEGPIEMRIPARDLEGMVAINPLNGRPSRIVLGEHVVMENGTGAVHTAPGHGEDDYRVGLVNNLEVIMPVDEEGRYDETVVHLGLLPNAEEFVGKHIFEANEEILKLLGKSLLKVEKFVHSYPHCWRSHTPLIFRATKQWFISVDGKPDGEEKSLREIALSEIEKTKFYPEWGRNRLNSMVEGRPDWCISRQRDWGVPIAFFRHKKTGEVILDEKVLNFIAMIFEMKGCDAWYDMSIEELLYPGSGYDPADLEKVMDILDVWFDSGSTWYAVLKSRNYDAGKFPSDLYLEGSDQHRGWFQSSLLLGSAVEHKAPYKAILTHGFTVDEKGEKMSKSKGNVVAPDEVAKKYGSEILRLWVAMSEYKSDLKISDAILKQVAENYRKIRNTFRFLLANVNDLEELVPVEKMGELDRWIVKKAKEVFASMRASFDMYDFSKGFHTLNNFLTNELSGIYLDLTKDRLYCDDKDDITRRSSQSAMAMIAKTLLPLVAPVLTYTADELMEFAPAVVKGEANDVFDLIYKPLPDVQSVMDEDYMIRARESFFEIVDRLKKEKAVKQTLELGIVTESEKLKVLDHKDAEDWFVVSEISKASASEVLGEFEVDGDRFTIVRASGYKCPRCWRFAAPKEDGLCERCAKVLNV
- the gatA gene encoding Asp-tRNA(Asn)/Glu-tRNA(Gln) amidotransferase subunit GatA produces the protein MITLKEALQLPKEEIKALRDDLKKRIEEKKELNAYISVDEAGDGVPLLIKDNIQVKGWNITSASKILQGYVAPYNATVIEKIEAAGLSPFGRANMDEFAMGSSTESSFYGKTLNPHAPERVPGGSSGGSAAAVGAGVAIAALGSDTGGSIRQPAAFCGIVGMKPTYGRVSRWGLAAYSSSLDQIGPMTQNVEDAAILYDIISGHDSHDSTSANIDYTPVTPNLDPNRKLKIAVIDNYIKDASAEVQAAYETAIKALEDAGHTIVHKEMMGAKYDIAAYYIIATAEASANLSRYDGIRYGNRAEDPKDLKDLYLRTRSEGFGDEVKRRILLGSFVLSSGYYDAYYLKAQKVRHLIKDEFEEVFKDADLILSPVAPTPAFKFGEMADPLQMYLSDAYTIGVNLAGLPAISLPIQKTAEGLPVGLQLIGKHFDEQTVFDGALSLEAAVAYNK
- the guaB gene encoding IMP dehydrogenase, which gives rise to MRIRKRALTFEDVLLVPKHSTVLPKEVDISTQLTKNVRLNIPIVSAAMDTVTEYRAAIAMARLGGIGIIHKNMDVETQVKQVKKVKKSESGIIIDPVFMHPGQTLGEAEAIMREYRISGVPVVDKDMKLLGILTNRDMRFETDMGKKVEDVMTKMPLITAKKGISLDEAADIMHKNKIEKLPLIDENGVLTGLVTIKDIKKRKEYPNACKDDFGRLRVGAAIGVGQFDRAHALAEAGVDVLVLDSAHGHSQGIIDTLKRLKAELDVDIIAGNIATSEAAEALIEAGADAIKVGIGPGSICTTRIVAGVGVPQISAIDECAQVGHKYGVPVIADGGIKYSGDVAKALAVGASCIMAGSILAGTEESPGETIMYQGRQYKSYRGMGSIGAMTKGSTDRYFQEGTAADKLVPEGIEGRVPYRGRIADVIHQLTGGLRSSMGYCGSKDIPTFWERAEFVEITSAGLKESHVHDVMITKEAPNYHI